One segment of Neobacillus endophyticus DNA contains the following:
- the rlmD gene encoding 23S rRNA (uracil(1939)-C(5))-methyltransferase RlmD: MSRTLPVNKNDYIDVIFEDLTHDGAGVAKVEGYPLFVPNGLPGEKAKVKIIKVNKSYGIGRLIELYEPSPYRVEIPSNEKNKYGGCQLEHISYEGQLKYKENQVRQVLARIGKLEDVAVHPIIGMNNPWHYRNKAQVPVAEKDGKLIAGFFKPRSHEIVDTNESLIQIAEVNKAVQTVKEICSKLGIPAYREETHQGVLRHIMARYGNQTGELMVVIITKTADIPHKNKMLEEIALRLPKVKSIVHNVNSKRTNVILGDKTTVLWGNEFIYDYIGDVKFAISALSFYQVNPVQTKVLYDKALEYADLTGNEKVIDAYCGIGTISLFLAQKANKVFGVEIVPEAIEDAKRNAVLNGMGNVEFAVGEAEVVIPKWYKEGNAADVLVVDPPRKGCDEALLQTILDMKPKKVVYVSCNPATLARDLRILEDGGYKTVDVQPVDMFPQTTHVEAVAKIIFNEGN, translated from the coding sequence ATGAGCAGAACATTGCCGGTAAATAAAAATGATTACATAGATGTTATATTTGAAGATTTAACTCATGACGGGGCAGGGGTGGCCAAGGTAGAGGGCTATCCATTATTTGTCCCTAATGGGTTACCCGGAGAAAAGGCAAAAGTAAAGATCATAAAAGTGAATAAAAGCTATGGAATCGGACGCTTGATTGAGCTTTACGAACCAAGTCCTTATCGTGTGGAAATACCCAGTAATGAAAAAAATAAGTACGGCGGCTGTCAACTTGAGCATATCAGCTATGAAGGTCAGTTGAAATATAAAGAAAATCAAGTTCGCCAAGTACTTGCCCGCATCGGCAAGCTTGAGGATGTGGCTGTACATCCAATCATCGGGATGAACAATCCGTGGCACTATCGTAATAAAGCACAGGTACCTGTTGCTGAAAAAGACGGCAAACTAATCGCTGGTTTTTTTAAGCCAAGAAGCCACGAAATTGTGGACACAAATGAAAGTTTGATCCAAATTGCTGAGGTCAATAAAGCGGTACAAACGGTAAAAGAAATTTGCAGCAAACTTGGAATTCCGGCTTATCGTGAAGAAACCCATCAAGGAGTTCTCCGGCATATTATGGCCCGATACGGAAACCAGACAGGTGAGCTGATGGTTGTGATCATCACAAAAACAGCGGATATTCCTCATAAAAATAAGATGCTGGAGGAAATCGCATTACGCCTGCCAAAGGTGAAATCGATTGTCCATAATGTCAATTCAAAGCGGACCAATGTTATTTTGGGTGACAAAACGACAGTATTGTGGGGAAACGAATTTATTTACGACTATATTGGCGATGTGAAATTTGCCATTTCAGCTTTATCTTTTTACCAGGTAAACCCTGTGCAAACAAAAGTACTTTATGACAAGGCTCTTGAGTATGCCGACTTAACAGGAAATGAAAAGGTGATTGATGCCTATTGTGGTATTGGGACCATTTCATTATTTTTAGCCCAAAAGGCTAATAAGGTTTTCGGTGTCGAGATTGTACCGGAAGCAATTGAGGATGCGAAGCGTAATGCAGTTTTGAACGGTATGGGGAATGTGGAATTTGCTGTCGGTGAAGCAGAAGTTGTGATACCCAAATGGTATAAAGAGGGCAATGCTGCTGATGTACTGGTCGTCGACCCGCCGCGCAAAGGATGCGATGAAGCATTGCTTCAGACCATTCTGGACATGAAGCCGAAAAAGGTTGTTTATGTTTCCTGCAACCCGGCCACCTTGGCAAGGGATTTGCGAATCTTAGAAGACGGCGGTTATAAAACCGTGGATGTGCAACCTGTGGATATGTTCCCGCAAACTACACATGTTGAAGCTGTTGCGAAGATTATTTTTAATGAAGGCAACTAA
- a CDS encoding DUF1456 family protein, which produces MDNNDILIRLRYAMEIKNKEMAEIFKLGGVDVTVPQVIKILTKTDENEDENNEQIKCNNNMLDSFLNGFIIFKRGEQEPKPGQSDTSERSIKNSANMNNLLLKKVKIALSLTTEDMLDLFKIAGITVSKGELGALLRKEGHKNYKECGDKYARNFLKGLAVKYRG; this is translated from the coding sequence GTGGATAATAACGATATATTAATTCGGCTTAGATATGCAATGGAAATAAAAAATAAAGAAATGGCAGAAATCTTTAAGCTTGGAGGTGTGGATGTAACAGTACCACAAGTAATAAAGATTCTCACAAAAACAGATGAGAATGAAGATGAAAACAACGAGCAAATAAAATGTAATAACAATATGTTAGATTCATTTTTGAATGGTTTTATTATTTTTAAAAGAGGAGAACAGGAACCCAAACCAGGACAGTCAGATACGTCAGAGCGGTCTATAAAAAATAGTGCAAACATGAATAATCTCTTGTTAAAGAAAGTGAAAATAGCATTATCATTAACTACCGAGGATATGCTGGATCTATTCAAAATAGCTGGAATTACGGTTTCAAAAGGAGAACTTGGCGCTCTCCTAAGAAAAGAAGGGCATAAGAATTATAAAGAATGCGGGGATAAATACGCTAGGAATTTCTTAAAAGGATTGGCTGTCAAATACAGGGGATAG
- a CDS encoding M48 family metallopeptidase, with protein sequence MIHTYLGETIRFEIKYKNRTSIGITIDNYGNIEVQAPKGTPNDRVLQLLEVKWGLIQQKLKEMESRLMGPQKKTYEYGESFLYLGNAYPIEVFEDINITQEHVVFSEEKLHIYVKQSDTEKIKQALKRFYYQQCKALVEKSISAYQSNFKNKPRSVRISDSKTTWGTCDSKLQLTFNWRLAMAPQEVIEYVVVHEMSHMVHLNHDRSFWRLVGKIMPDYKEKEKWLTLSSWKMTV encoded by the coding sequence ATGATACATACCTACTTAGGTGAAACAATACGGTTTGAAATCAAGTACAAAAATCGAACCTCTATAGGAATTACGATAGATAATTATGGGAATATTGAAGTTCAGGCTCCAAAAGGAACACCTAATGATAGGGTACTTCAGTTATTAGAGGTAAAATGGGGACTTATTCAACAAAAATTAAAAGAAATGGAAAGTAGGCTGATGGGCCCTCAGAAGAAGACTTATGAGTATGGCGAGAGTTTTCTTTATTTAGGAAATGCTTATCCAATAGAGGTCTTTGAAGATATTAATATAACACAAGAACATGTAGTGTTTTCAGAAGAAAAATTACATATTTATGTAAAGCAATCTGACACAGAAAAAATAAAACAAGCTTTAAAACGATTTTATTACCAACAATGTAAAGCTCTAGTGGAGAAGAGCATATCCGCATATCAAAGCAATTTTAAAAATAAACCACGTTCTGTTCGTATCTCCGATAGCAAAACTACCTGGGGAACGTGTGATTCAAAACTGCAGTTAACCTTTAATTGGAGACTAGCGATGGCACCTCAAGAGGTAATCGAATATGTAGTCGTTCACGAAATGTCCCATATGGTGCATCTGAACCACGACCGATCCTTTTGGCGGCTTGTTGGGAAAATAATGCCTGATTATAAGGAAAAAGAAAAATGGTTAACTTTATCAAGTTGGAAAATGACGGTTTAA
- a CDS encoding bifunctional diguanylate cyclase/phosphodiesterase has product MKYKGRILITSFVFIVSIIWHTILNTLSFLQFLFTLLYCFFAWWLGKQYDKSVYYYNALQRSKDEVQNLFENNNLILWINKLNEQKMEMSVGVEKVWGYKAKEFEGNYNLWIETTHPDDRVKINCFHQQLLSGTPSMCEWRIICKNGETKWLKSFGNPIYFNGQITKLNGVAFDVTKRKLAEKKVEYLAYHDSLTGVWNREKFANQLETSLDQCKQNKQQMAVMLIDIDHFKEVNDTHGHIIGDALLIQVANRLSSNIQHGRMVARQGGDEFIILIPIETKNQAAHIAEEILNSLEIPFMLHGIETHITASIGISLYPEHGKDAQSLIKYADMTMYDVKLKGRNHYGFYSLDIENINKRKMVISSGLHKALNNKELELYYQPKISITSGLVIGVEALLRWNHPDLGSISPAEFIPIAEETGLIVSIGDWVLRTACNQHKKWERIGIAPNHMCVNVSPRQFIDEQFIPKITQVLDECEFEPEKLELEITEGIAMYDFEETVSKLHQIRNLRIKLALDDFGTGYSSLSYLRRFPINGIKIDRGFINDLLQSPQTTAIVESIISIAHRLNLMVIAEGVESKEQLEILQSQNCDIAQGYYFSRPLPSNEVEKILKIKFVNF; this is encoded by the coding sequence GTGAAGTATAAAGGAAGAATTTTAATAACCTCATTCGTATTTATCGTATCTATAATTTGGCATACGATCTTAAATACATTGAGTTTTCTACAGTTTTTATTTACATTGCTTTATTGCTTTTTTGCATGGTGGTTGGGAAAGCAATACGATAAGTCTGTGTATTATTATAATGCACTGCAACGAAGTAAAGACGAAGTACAAAATCTTTTTGAAAACAATAATCTAATTCTTTGGATAAATAAATTAAATGAACAAAAAATGGAAATGTCAGTTGGTGTGGAGAAAGTATGGGGCTATAAAGCAAAGGAGTTTGAAGGAAACTACAACTTGTGGATAGAAACGACCCATCCAGATGACAGAGTAAAAATTAATTGCTTTCACCAACAATTGTTATCAGGTACTCCCTCTATGTGTGAGTGGAGGATCATTTGTAAAAATGGCGAAACAAAATGGTTAAAATCTTTTGGTAACCCTATATATTTTAATGGGCAAATTACCAAATTGAATGGCGTTGCTTTTGACGTGACAAAAAGAAAACTAGCAGAAAAAAAAGTTGAATATTTAGCTTACCATGATAGTCTTACAGGGGTTTGGAATAGAGAAAAGTTTGCAAATCAACTAGAAACTTCTCTAGATCAATGCAAACAAAATAAGCAACAAATGGCCGTAATGCTTATTGATATAGACCATTTTAAAGAAGTAAATGATACTCACGGCCACATTATAGGAGATGCCTTATTAATACAAGTAGCAAATAGGCTAAGCAGCAATATTCAGCATGGCAGAATGGTTGCTCGTCAAGGTGGCGATGAATTTATTATTCTTATACCTATTGAAACGAAAAATCAAGCGGCTCATATAGCAGAAGAAATATTAAATTCATTAGAAATTCCTTTTATGCTGCATGGGATCGAAACTCATATTACCGCTAGTATAGGTATAAGCCTCTACCCCGAGCATGGGAAGGATGCGCAATCCCTCATTAAATACGCAGATATGACCATGTATGATGTTAAATTAAAAGGAAGAAACCATTATGGTTTTTACTCATTAGATATTGAAAATATAAATAAAAGGAAAATGGTTATATCCAGTGGTCTCCACAAGGCACTGAACAATAAGGAGCTTGAATTGTATTATCAGCCCAAAATATCCATTACATCTGGACTAGTGATAGGAGTTGAAGCGTTATTACGGTGGAATCATCCTGACTTAGGTTCTATTTCCCCAGCAGAGTTTATTCCCATTGCAGAGGAAACCGGTTTGATTGTTTCCATCGGAGATTGGGTACTAAGGACAGCTTGCAACCAGCATAAAAAATGGGAAAGAATAGGGATTGCACCTAATCATATGTGCGTAAATGTTTCACCTCGGCAATTTATCGATGAGCAATTTATCCCAAAAATAACACAAGTTTTGGATGAATGTGAGTTTGAACCCGAGAAATTAGAGTTAGAGATCACAGAGGGAATTGCGATGTATGACTTCGAAGAAACGGTGTCCAAGCTTCATCAAATTAGAAATCTTAGGATTAAATTAGCATTGGATGACTTTGGGACTGGTTACTCCTCTTTAAGTTATTTACGTAGATTTCCGATTAACGGCATAAAGATTGACCGGGGGTTTATAAATGATCTTCTTCAAAGTCCACAAACTACAGCTATTGTAGAATCTATTATATCGATTGCGCACCGTCTAAACTTAATGGTAATTGCCGAAGGTGTGGAATCAAAAGAGCAATTGGAGATCCTTCAGAGCCAAAACTGTGACATTGCACAAGGATATTATTTTAGCCGACCTTTACCTAGTAATGAAGTAGAAAAAATTTTGAAAATCAAATTTGTAAATTTCTAA
- a CDS encoding aspartyl-phosphate phosphatase Spo0E family protein, with product MVITRITIYQKRKLELDIETLRKEMIQIGMIEGLASKRTIKISKNLDRSIAKYQSLRKLKLQFYSETGSHLL from the coding sequence ATGGTAATTACTCGAATTACAATTTATCAAAAACGCAAATTAGAACTAGATATTGAAACGCTTCGAAAAGAAATGATTCAAATAGGCATGATTGAAGGTTTGGCGAGTAAACGAACAATTAAAATAAGTAAAAATCTGGATCGTTCTATAGCGAAATACCAATCACTTCGAAAACTAAAATTGCAATTTTATTCTGAGACAGGCTCTCATTTGTTATAA
- a CDS encoding histidine phosphatase family protein: MLTIYLTRHGETQWNKENRLQGWEDSNLTEKGMRDASALGERLLDTDFQAIYSSSSGRAVHTSKLVCLNRKIPIFLDDDLREMRFGEWEGRLQQEIEQNDPKEYDHFWNAPQNYNHEPHNGESFDELKRRVGRALNKIMTETPDGNVMIVTHGVAIRAILSLMIDIPMEKWWDPPFINGTSLTIIKSDRKTFQVELLGDISHVV, from the coding sequence ATGTTAACGATTTATTTAACCCGTCATGGGGAAACACAATGGAACAAGGAGAACCGGTTACAGGGCTGGGAGGATTCCAATCTGACGGAGAAAGGAATGAGAGATGCGAGTGCGTTGGGTGAGAGACTTCTTGATACTGACTTTCAAGCTATTTATTCAAGTTCAAGCGGCAGAGCAGTCCATACGTCTAAACTGGTTTGTTTAAACCGGAAGATTCCTATTTTTCTCGATGATGATCTAAGAGAAATGCGTTTTGGTGAATGGGAAGGAAGGCTGCAACAAGAGATTGAGCAAAACGACCCTAAAGAGTATGATCATTTCTGGAATGCTCCGCAAAACTATAATCATGAGCCCCATAATGGCGAGAGTTTTGATGAGTTAAAGCGGCGTGTTGGACGAGCCTTAAACAAAATTATGACTGAAACACCCGACGGCAATGTCATGATTGTGACTCACGGGGTAGCGATCAGGGCTATCTTATCACTTATGATCGATATACCAATGGAAAAATGGTGGGATCCTCCGTTTATCAATGGAACGAGTCTAACTATTATTAAATCTGATCGAAAAACTTTCCAAGTGGAGCTTTTAGGGGATATATCACATGTCGTTTAA
- the yidA gene encoding sugar-phosphatase has protein sequence MYKLIAIDIDGTLINDRKELTNEVIDAIQSAKAKGVKVVISTGRPIGGVLSLIEELKLNEEDEYVITYNGAVVQSTLTNEVISEVSLTYQDLKELYELSIQVQSPMHFFDSESIYTPNKDINKYTVHESHINQVPLHYRTIDEIPEDMLIPKVMFIDEPERLQKVIDAIPNSFREKYAMVQSAPFFLEILHPSVSKGNAVKQLAEKLSIKREEVICIGDGENDLSMVEYAGCGVAMGNAVSSIKEAAQFETLSNNENGVAYAIEKLVLN, from the coding sequence TTGTATAAGTTAATTGCAATTGACATTGATGGTACACTGATTAATGACCGTAAAGAACTGACAAATGAAGTAATTGACGCCATTCAGTCTGCGAAAGCAAAAGGTGTGAAAGTAGTTATTTCTACTGGAAGACCGATCGGCGGTGTTCTGTCATTAATTGAAGAATTAAAATTAAATGAAGAAGATGAATATGTCATTACGTATAATGGTGCTGTTGTTCAAAGTACTCTTACCAATGAAGTGATTTCTGAAGTTTCATTAACCTACCAGGATTTAAAAGAGTTATATGAACTAAGTATACAAGTTCAGTCCCCTATGCATTTTTTTGATTCAGAAAGCATCTATACGCCCAATAAGGATATTAACAAATATACCGTTCATGAGTCTCACATTAATCAAGTGCCTCTCCATTATCGGACCATCGATGAAATACCTGAAGATATGTTAATCCCGAAAGTTATGTTTATTGATGAACCGGAACGACTACAGAAAGTCATCGATGCCATACCGAATTCATTTAGAGAAAAATATGCCATGGTTCAGAGTGCACCGTTCTTTTTAGAAATTCTTCATCCCAGCGTCAGCAAAGGAAACGCCGTAAAGCAGCTGGCAGAAAAACTTTCTATTAAACGTGAAGAAGTCATTTGTATTGGTGACGGGGAAAACGATTTAAGCATGGTGGAATATGCCGGCTGTGGTGTGGCAATGGGTAATGCTGTTTCCAGTATTAAAGAAGCAGCACAGTTTGAAACCCTATCCAATAATGAAAATGGTGTTGCCTATGCCATTGAAAAACTGGTATTAAACTAG
- a CDS encoding threonine aldolase family protein — MYSFKNDYSEGAHPQILSALMETNLEQENGYGEDRFSQEAIEQLKQRLGRTDLDIHLLTGGTQTNLIAISAFLRPHEAAIAANTGHIATHETGAIEAVGHKVVTIETADGKLTAQHIHTVLEAHTDEHMVKPKLVYISNSTEIGSIYKKQELEQLREVCDKNHLILFMDGARLGSALCSYENDLELSDLPSLVDAFYIGGTKNGALIGEALVIGKESLKEDFRYHMKQKGALLAKGRLLGIQFLELFRSNLFFELAAHANTMADIMRKGISEADIPFLIHSPSNQLFPILPNDLITELQKDYAFLIWEKIDSDHSAIRLVTSWATKEEAVLAFVQDVKRTVVKPVAQHLKNV, encoded by the coding sequence ATGTACAGCTTTAAGAATGACTATAGCGAAGGGGCACATCCTCAAATTCTGAGTGCCTTAATGGAAACTAATCTGGAGCAGGAGAATGGTTATGGGGAGGATCGCTTTTCCCAAGAAGCGATTGAACAGTTAAAACAAAGGCTTGGACGGACTGATCTAGACATACATTTATTAACAGGAGGCACCCAAACCAATCTGATTGCGATTTCGGCATTTCTAAGGCCGCATGAAGCTGCCATTGCTGCCAATACAGGCCATATCGCAACACATGAGACAGGGGCAATCGAAGCAGTTGGCCACAAGGTGGTCACGATTGAAACTGCGGATGGGAAATTAACTGCCCAGCACATTCATACCGTTCTTGAAGCACATACGGATGAGCATATGGTTAAACCAAAGCTGGTATACATATCAAACTCTACGGAAATAGGTTCTATTTATAAGAAACAAGAACTGGAGCAGCTACGTGAAGTTTGTGATAAAAATCATCTCATCCTGTTCATGGATGGGGCACGGCTTGGATCTGCTTTGTGTTCATATGAGAATGATCTCGAACTAAGCGATTTGCCATCACTTGTTGACGCATTCTATATCGGTGGAACCAAGAATGGCGCACTTATCGGCGAAGCACTAGTGATAGGCAAAGAGTCACTTAAAGAAGATTTTCGCTATCATATGAAGCAAAAAGGCGCGCTTTTGGCAAAAGGAAGATTATTGGGCATACAGTTCCTTGAGCTATTTCGGAGCAATCTGTTCTTTGAATTGGCGGCGCATGCCAATACAATGGCAGATATCATGAGAAAGGGAATAAGTGAAGCCGACATTCCATTCCTCATCCATTCGCCATCAAATCAGCTGTTTCCCATTCTCCCTAATGATTTGATTACGGAACTCCAAAAGGATTATGCCTTTTTAATATGGGAGAAGATTGATTCTGACCACTCTGCGATCCGATTAGTTACCTCATGGGCAACAAAAGAGGAAGCGGTACTTGCATTTGTGCAGGATGTTAAAAGAACAGTAGTAAAGCCGGTTGCGCAACATTTAAAAAACGTCTAA
- a CDS encoding DMT family transporter — protein MKGQVKLITAMLIWGSIGVFVKNIHLSSSEIALLRGVIGSLFLVGVSFLLKQKLSFQVVKENAWFLILSGAAMGFNWILLFQAYRYTTISNATLSYYFAPIFVMVLAPFILKEKLTALNAGCIVAAMIGLVLVNEGGSSGSDSNSSHHITGVLYGLSAAVLYASVVLINKFIKNLSGFETTLVQLMVAVVVLFPYVLFKEHLDFSGMTRHSILFVLLVGIIHTGIAYFLYFTSLQELKGQTIAVLSYIDPVSAVIFAAIFLGESMSLIQIIGGFLILGSTYISERIEIKVQK, from the coding sequence TTGAAAGGGCAAGTGAAACTGATTACGGCAATGCTTATTTGGGGCAGCATTGGGGTGTTTGTGAAAAATATTCATCTTTCCTCCAGCGAAATCGCCCTGCTGAGGGGAGTTATTGGCAGTTTATTTTTAGTTGGTGTAAGTTTCCTACTGAAACAAAAGCTCTCATTTCAGGTGGTAAAAGAAAATGCATGGTTTCTGATCCTATCAGGGGCTGCAATGGGCTTTAATTGGATTTTACTGTTTCAGGCATACCGATATACGACCATCTCTAACGCAACATTAAGTTATTATTTTGCACCTATTTTTGTAATGGTTCTAGCACCATTCATACTAAAGGAAAAACTGACGGCTTTGAATGCGGGATGTATCGTTGCGGCTATGATTGGATTAGTTTTGGTCAATGAAGGTGGCAGCAGCGGGAGCGACTCCAACTCTAGCCACCATATAACTGGCGTCCTTTATGGTCTTTCAGCAGCCGTTCTTTATGCAAGTGTTGTGTTAATTAATAAATTTATTAAGAATTTATCAGGTTTTGAAACAACATTGGTCCAATTAATGGTTGCCGTGGTTGTTCTTTTTCCGTATGTTTTGTTCAAGGAACACTTAGATTTTTCAGGAATGACTCGACATTCTATTTTGTTTGTGTTGTTAGTAGGCATCATTCATACGGGAATTGCGTATTTTCTCTATTTCACTTCACTTCAGGAGCTAAAGGGACAAACAATCGCTGTCTTAAGCTATATAGACCCTGTCTCTGCAGTGATCTTTGCCGCCATTTTCCTAGGTGAAAGCATGAGTCTCATCCAAATAATCGGCGGCTTCCTTATATTAGGTTCAACCTATATTAGTGAGAGAATAGAAATCAAGGTACAAAAATAG
- a CDS encoding sigma-54 interaction domain-containing protein, with amino-acid sequence MDYNRDFSIIDDMCNVKASLDTMIQCKARLLVIIKDGLIVGICDSYHLLVQANHLEQPLDYQTDFITISEQKLDTTAIQDFSYALILNEKGNLIGWIDKKSIEINELKQIYSEDLKAVTSDLEAIVDSIYDEVLVVDSSGEIIRVSNRGTLNLWGVNPETVIGENILELEEKGWFKPSVTRKVMEQKKKVSIVQHNRLGRRILAVGNPIFNEKKELERIVIASRDITVVEKLEAELEEAITLKDKYRKEVDILKKVHQGNRKRIIYQSEKIKNLMFEVDMVARVESTVTIYGESGVGKELIAHAIHRLSPRAEKPFIKINCGSIPENLLESELFGYEKGAFTGALNQGKKGLFELANEGTLFLDEIGEMPLNLQVKLLRAIQEREIMKIGASKATPINIRIITATNKNLEEMVAAGTFREDLYYRIHVIPLFIPALRERMEDIEPLVNHFLEYYNEKFLSKKLFSVDAMEMLKTYKWPGNIRQLQNVIERAIVVTAGQMITANDLVKILENRKGSQHPVEVHTIIPLNDAVQDTEKQLLKLALMKYKTLTKVAEVLEVSQPTISRLYKKLKEDMMN; translated from the coding sequence ATGGATTATAATAGAGATTTTTCCATAATAGATGACATGTGTAATGTAAAAGCTTCCTTAGACACTATGATCCAATGTAAGGCGAGGCTGCTGGTAATCATAAAGGATGGTTTGATTGTTGGTATTTGCGACAGTTACCATTTGTTAGTGCAAGCCAATCACCTTGAACAGCCGCTCGATTACCAAACAGACTTTATAACCATTTCTGAACAGAAACTAGACACAACAGCCATTCAGGATTTTTCCTATGCCTTAATTCTCAATGAAAAGGGGAATTTAATTGGGTGGATTGATAAAAAATCAATAGAAATTAATGAATTAAAGCAGATATATTCTGAGGATTTAAAAGCAGTTACATCTGATTTGGAAGCCATTGTAGATTCCATTTATGACGAGGTGCTAGTCGTTGATAGCTCTGGAGAAATAATCAGGGTATCGAATCGGGGCACACTGAACTTGTGGGGAGTCAACCCAGAGACGGTTATTGGGGAAAACATTCTGGAACTGGAGGAGAAGGGCTGGTTTAAGCCGTCTGTTACACGAAAAGTAATGGAACAAAAAAAGAAAGTGTCGATCGTTCAGCATAATCGCTTGGGGAGGAGAATTCTAGCCGTAGGGAATCCCATTTTTAATGAAAAGAAAGAATTGGAGCGTATCGTGATTGCTTCCCGGGATATTACGGTAGTTGAAAAACTGGAGGCTGAGCTTGAAGAGGCAATAACCTTAAAGGATAAGTATCGTAAAGAGGTTGATATTTTAAAAAAGGTTCATCAAGGAAATAGGAAACGAATTATCTATCAATCCGAGAAGATCAAAAATCTAATGTTTGAAGTGGATATGGTTGCGAGGGTGGAATCGACCGTTACGATTTATGGAGAGTCAGGTGTCGGAAAAGAATTGATTGCCCATGCCATTCACCGTCTCAGCCCAAGAGCAGAAAAGCCATTTATTAAAATAAATTGCGGTTCGATTCCTGAGAATTTATTGGAAAGTGAACTGTTTGGCTATGAGAAAGGGGCATTTACAGGAGCTCTTAATCAAGGAAAAAAAGGATTGTTTGAATTAGCCAACGAAGGGACACTTTTTCTGGATGAGATCGGGGAAATGCCGCTAAATTTACAGGTAAAGCTTTTGAGGGCTATCCAGGAACGGGAGATCATGAAGATCGGTGCCTCGAAAGCGACCCCGATTAATATCCGCATTATTACGGCAACGAATAAAAATCTGGAGGAAATGGTGGCAGCCGGAACCTTCCGTGAGGATTTATATTACCGGATTCATGTGATTCCATTATTCATCCCTGCATTAAGAGAACGAATGGAAGATATCGAGCCTCTAGTGAATCATTTTCTGGAATATTATAATGAAAAATTCCTTTCCAAAAAGCTTTTTTCTGTGGATGCCATGGAAATGCTAAAGACATATAAGTGGCCAGGAAACATCAGGCAATTGCAAAACGTGATTGAGCGGGCCATTGTTGTAACCGCAGGCCAAATGATTACAGCCAATGATCTAGTGAAAATTTTGGAGAATCGGAAAGGCAGCCAGCACCCTGTGGAGGTTCATACCATCATTCCGTTAAATGATGCAGTTCAAGACACAGAAAAGCAACTTTTAAAATTGGCCTTAATGAAATATAAGACGTTAACAAAAGTAGCAGAGGTTTTGGAAGTGAGCCAACCAACCATCAGCAGGCTTTATAAAAAATTGAAAGAGGACATGATGAACTAG